In a genomic window of Nesterenkonia halotolerans:
- a CDS encoding TlyA family RNA methyltransferase, producing the protein MSPSGKMRLDKMLVARGLAPSRTRAAQLIQQGQVSIAGVPAQKASALVSDTQRLEVHIQDTWVSRAAHKLSGALGASPQVTVAGRRCLDAGASTGGFTQVLLAAGAAHVVAVDVGHGQMHPEISADPRVENHEGLNLRHMHRGDLGEPFDLIVADLSFISLRLVLPALAAQALPGGDLLLMVKPQFEIGRDRLGRTGVVSSPNLRREAVEGVIEAAAAHGLRLRDVHRSTLEGQDGNAEFFLQLRREDTASCTPAEAAERINDRLGKVEFD; encoded by the coding sequence ATGAGTCCCAGCGGCAAGATGCGCCTGGACAAGATGCTGGTCGCCCGTGGACTCGCCCCCAGCCGGACCCGGGCGGCTCAGCTGATCCAGCAGGGCCAGGTCAGCATCGCAGGTGTTCCCGCCCAGAAGGCCTCCGCCCTGGTGAGCGACACCCAGCGACTTGAGGTCCACATCCAGGACACCTGGGTCAGCCGCGCCGCGCACAAGCTCAGCGGAGCGCTGGGCGCTTCCCCACAGGTCACCGTCGCCGGGCGTCGGTGCCTGGACGCAGGAGCATCCACCGGGGGCTTCACGCAGGTGCTGCTTGCCGCCGGAGCAGCCCATGTGGTCGCTGTCGATGTCGGTCACGGACAGATGCACCCCGAGATCTCCGCAGACCCTCGGGTGGAGAACCACGAGGGCCTCAACCTGCGCCACATGCACCGCGGAGATCTGGGCGAGCCGTTCGACCTGATCGTCGCCGATCTGTCCTTCATCTCTCTGCGACTGGTGCTGCCCGCGCTGGCGGCGCAGGCGCTTCCCGGCGGAGACCTTCTGCTCATGGTCAAGCCCCAGTTCGAGATCGGCCGTGATCGGCTCGGGCGCACCGGCGTGGTCAGCAGCCCCAATCTCCGCCGAGAAGCTGTGGAGGGCGTCATCGAGGCCGCCGCAGCCCACGGGCTGAGACTGCGAGACGTCCACCGCTCCACGCTGGAGGGCCAGGACGGCAATGCCGAATTCTTCCTGCAGCTGCGCCGCGAGGACACCGCATCATGCACACCTGCCGAGGCAGCCGAGCGGATCAACGATAGGCTGGGCAAGGTCGAGTTCGACTGA
- a CDS encoding NAD kinase: MTREILVLAHIGRRDAVEAAVSVAERLHGAGLRPVMLEHDLTALNHVMGERLSGLPIAVAERDVAMADCEVGMVLGGDGSILRAADLVRKARLPLMGVNLGHVGFLAESERTELDASVQWVVDQNYTVERRMALDVQVWHAGRHVGSSWALNEASIEKQSRERMIDLVIEIDGRPVSAFGCDGVVMATPTGSTAYAFSAGGPVVWPEVQALVMVPISAHALFSRPLVADPDSIMAVEVLQREDEQGVLWCDGRRFMELPPGSRVEVTRSTEPVLLARVHQTPFSERLVDKFNLPTTGWRGPVDPANQVESPDSFHREEAAER; the protein is encoded by the coding sequence ATGACCAGAGAGATCCTGGTGCTTGCCCATATCGGCAGGCGTGACGCTGTGGAAGCCGCTGTCTCCGTTGCCGAGCGCCTCCACGGAGCCGGTCTGCGCCCCGTGATGCTTGAACACGACCTGACCGCGCTGAACCACGTGATGGGGGAGCGCCTGAGCGGGCTGCCCATCGCAGTCGCTGAACGCGATGTGGCCATGGCCGACTGCGAGGTCGGCATGGTCCTGGGCGGCGACGGATCCATCCTGCGCGCCGCCGACCTGGTCCGAAAGGCGAGACTGCCGCTGATGGGCGTCAACCTCGGCCACGTCGGATTCCTCGCCGAATCCGAGCGCACCGAACTCGACGCCTCCGTGCAGTGGGTCGTGGACCAGAACTACACCGTGGAGCGCCGCATGGCCCTCGACGTACAGGTCTGGCACGCCGGCCGGCATGTCGGCAGCAGCTGGGCGCTGAACGAGGCCAGCATCGAGAAGCAGTCCCGGGAACGCATGATCGACCTCGTCATCGAGATCGACGGCAGGCCCGTCTCGGCGTTCGGCTGCGACGGCGTCGTCATGGCCACCCCCACCGGCTCCACCGCCTACGCCTTCTCTGCCGGGGGGCCCGTGGTCTGGCCGGAAGTGCAGGCCCTGGTCATGGTGCCCATCTCCGCCCACGCGCTCTTCTCCCGCCCCCTGGTGGCCGACCCCGACTCCATCATGGCGGTGGAGGTGCTCCAGCGCGAAGACGAACAGGGCGTCCTGTGGTGCGACGGACGACGCTTCATGGAACTGCCACCAGGATCTCGCGTGGAGGTCACCCGCTCCACGGAACCCGTGCTGCTCGCCCGAGTCCACCAGACCCCGTTCTCCGAGCGGCTCGTGGACAAGTTCAACCTGCCCACCACCGGGTGGCGCGGACCCGTCGACCCGGCCAACCAGGTCGAATCTCCTGACTCATTCCACCGCGAGGAGGCTGCCGAACGGTGA
- the recN gene encoding DNA repair protein RecN: MIDYVTISDLGVIEHAELPLNAGLNVVTGETGAGKTMVVTALGLLLGARAEASAIRTGAPQATVDAGITVPSTHRCVSLAQEAGAWLETPGTDTASPAQPPADVELLLGRTLSGKGRSRANISGRNVPIALLGEIGSSLVTVHGQSDQLRLRSASAQRRALDRHAGGEFARALSAYREQFTGYQQKVTELDEITSNERERRREAEQLQQSLEQIDAVEPLPGEDQELKTESLKLENVESLREAARSAQHSLSGPDAAEALDDVPHAVALVESAATALAAVQDQDQELGQIAEQISSVSSLLNDAASELGIYAANLDESGPERLAEVHQRRADLERLIRLYGPDIDAVLAWAADARARLHNLQSDADRIEELSAEIDELQAGLWAQAEELRRRRREAGEQLGTAVGEELAALAMPQARMVIDVAETAELGPDGADTVAMLLAPHPGADPLPLGKGASGGELSRVMLALEVVLAEGSETETFIFDEVDAGVGGKAAVQIGRRLAMLAKHRQVIVVTHLPQVAAYAQNHIRVFKSSVQDDSVSGGFTASDVTALTEEQRVSELARMLAGQEDSESARAHARELISTAAAL; encoded by the coding sequence GTGATCGACTACGTCACCATCAGCGATCTCGGCGTGATCGAACACGCCGAACTTCCACTGAACGCCGGACTCAACGTGGTCACCGGTGAGACCGGCGCGGGCAAGACCATGGTGGTCACCGCGCTGGGACTGCTGCTCGGCGCTCGCGCCGAGGCCAGCGCCATCCGCACCGGGGCCCCACAGGCCACCGTGGATGCCGGCATCACCGTGCCCAGCACCCACCGCTGCGTCAGTCTCGCCCAGGAGGCGGGAGCCTGGCTGGAGACCCCCGGGACGGACACAGCCTCCCCGGCTCAGCCGCCCGCTGATGTGGAACTCCTGCTCGGCCGCACGCTCAGCGGCAAGGGTCGCAGTCGGGCCAATATCAGCGGCCGCAACGTGCCCATCGCCCTGCTCGGAGAGATCGGCAGCTCACTGGTCACGGTCCATGGACAGAGCGACCAGCTGCGGCTGCGCTCCGCCAGCGCCCAGCGACGGGCCCTCGATCGCCACGCCGGAGGCGAGTTTGCCCGCGCCCTGAGCGCCTACCGCGAACAGTTCACCGGCTACCAGCAGAAAGTCACCGAGCTCGACGAGATCACCAGCAACGAACGAGAACGACGCCGCGAGGCCGAACAGCTCCAACAGTCCCTCGAGCAGATCGACGCGGTGGAGCCGCTTCCCGGGGAGGACCAGGAGCTCAAGACCGAGTCCCTGAAGCTTGAGAACGTCGAATCGCTGCGCGAGGCCGCCCGCTCCGCCCAGCACTCCCTCTCCGGCCCCGACGCCGCCGAAGCTCTCGACGACGTCCCCCATGCCGTGGCCCTGGTAGAGTCCGCCGCCACCGCACTGGCGGCCGTGCAGGACCAGGATCAGGAGCTGGGTCAGATCGCCGAACAGATCTCCTCGGTCTCCAGCCTGCTCAACGACGCCGCCTCGGAGTTAGGCATCTACGCGGCAAACCTCGATGAGTCCGGACCCGAACGGCTCGCCGAGGTCCACCAGCGCCGCGCTGACCTTGAACGGCTCATCCGGCTCTACGGCCCCGACATCGACGCCGTCCTGGCCTGGGCAGCCGACGCCCGCGCCCGGCTGCACAACCTGCAGTCCGACGCTGACCGGATCGAGGAGCTCAGCGCGGAGATCGACGAGCTCCAGGCCGGACTGTGGGCCCAGGCCGAGGAGCTGCGCCGTCGTCGTCGGGAGGCAGGAGAGCAGCTCGGAACAGCTGTCGGCGAGGAGCTCGCTGCCCTGGCCATGCCGCAGGCCCGCATGGTCATCGACGTCGCGGAGACCGCTGAGCTCGGACCGGACGGGGCTGACACGGTGGCGATGCTGCTGGCACCGCACCCCGGCGCAGATCCGCTGCCGCTGGGCAAGGGAGCCTCTGGAGGTGAGCTCTCCCGGGTGATGCTCGCACTGGAGGTCGTGCTCGCCGAGGGCTCCGAGACCGAGACGTTCATCTTCGACGAGGTCGACGCTGGAGTCGGAGGCAAGGCAGCGGTCCAGATCGGCCGCCGGCTGGCCATGCTCGCCAAGCACCGGCAGGTCATCGTGGTCACCCACCTGCCGCAGGTCGCCGCCTACGCGCAGAACCACATCCGAGTGTTCAAGTCCTCCGTCCAGGACGACTCCGTCTCCGGAGGCTTCACCGCCTCGGACGTCACCGCCCTGACCGAGGAGCAGCGAGTCAGCGAACTGGCCCGCATGCTCGCCGGCCAGGAGGACTCAGAATCCGCACGCGCCCATGCCCGAGAACTCATCAGCACGGCCGCTGCGCTGTAG
- a CDS encoding CTP synthase, which translates to MLGSNSVVQRNSSRNQNSLPTSRQIFVTGGVVSSLGKGLTASSLGHLLRARGLSVVMQKLDPYLNVDPGTMNPFQHGEVFVTEDGAETDLDIGHYERFLDENLDGLNNVTTGQIYSTVIEKERRGDYLGDTVQVIPHITNEIKRRMRLPAEGKDAPDVIITEIGGTVGDIESQPFLEAARQVRQDIGRQNVFFLHVSLVPYIGPSQELKTKPTQHSVAALRSIGIQPDGIVLRSDRELPSEIRGKISRMCDVVEDAVINCADAPSIYDIPRILHRQAIDAYVVQALDLKFKDVDWSKWSKLVNAVHHPDHEVEVALVGKYIDLPDAYLSVTEALRAGGFAHSTRTKIRWVASDLCASEEGAAKALDGVDAICVPGGFGVRGLDGKIGALRHARVNGIPALGLCLGLQTMVMEYARNVVGLTEASSTEFDPQTPFPVIATMAEQEAIVEGAGDLGGTMRLGAYDAKLVEGSVVAETYGSTLISERHRHRYEVNNTYRDQLAEAGLVFSGTSPDGTLVEFVELPKEVHPYYVSTQAHPELKSRPTNAHPLFAGLIRAGLDRQLAQGGRG; encoded by the coding sequence CTGTTAGGATCGAACTCCGTGGTGCAGAGAAATAGTTCCAGGAATCAGAACAGCCTCCCTACTAGTCGACAGATCTTTGTCACGGGAGGTGTGGTCTCCTCCCTCGGCAAGGGCCTGACTGCCTCCTCACTGGGGCATCTGCTCCGGGCCCGTGGCCTCTCAGTGGTCATGCAGAAGCTGGATCCCTACCTCAATGTGGATCCCGGCACGATGAACCCCTTCCAGCACGGCGAGGTCTTCGTCACCGAAGACGGCGCCGAGACTGACCTGGACATCGGACATTACGAGCGCTTCCTCGATGAGAATCTCGACGGGCTCAACAATGTGACCACGGGTCAGATCTACTCCACCGTGATCGAGAAGGAACGCCGCGGCGATTACCTCGGCGACACGGTCCAGGTGATCCCGCACATCACCAACGAGATCAAGCGCCGGATGCGGCTTCCCGCCGAGGGCAAGGACGCCCCGGATGTGATCATCACCGAGATCGGCGGCACGGTCGGCGATATCGAGTCGCAGCCGTTCCTCGAAGCCGCCCGTCAGGTCCGCCAGGACATCGGCCGGCAGAACGTCTTCTTCCTCCATGTCTCCCTGGTGCCCTACATCGGGCCCAGCCAGGAGCTGAAGACCAAACCTACCCAGCACTCGGTGGCGGCCCTGCGGTCCATCGGCATCCAGCCCGACGGCATCGTGCTGCGCAGCGACCGCGAGCTGCCCTCGGAGATCCGCGGCAAGATCTCTCGGATGTGCGATGTGGTCGAGGACGCGGTCATCAACTGCGCCGACGCCCCCAGCATCTACGACATCCCGCGCATCCTGCACCGCCAGGCGATCGACGCCTACGTGGTCCAGGCGCTGGATCTTAAGTTCAAGGACGTGGACTGGTCCAAGTGGTCCAAGCTCGTCAACGCCGTGCATCACCCCGATCACGAGGTGGAGGTTGCGCTGGTCGGCAAGTACATCGACCTGCCCGACGCGTACCTCTCGGTCACCGAAGCCCTGCGCGCCGGCGGTTTCGCGCACAGCACCCGCACCAAGATCCGCTGGGTCGCCTCTGACCTGTGCGCCTCCGAAGAAGGCGCCGCCAAGGCGCTGGACGGGGTGGACGCCATCTGCGTGCCCGGCGGCTTCGGTGTGCGCGGTCTCGACGGCAAGATCGGGGCGCTGCGCCACGCTCGGGTGAACGGCATTCCCGCGCTGGGCCTGTGTCTGGGACTGCAGACCATGGTCATGGAGTACGCGCGCAACGTGGTGGGCCTGACCGAGGCGAGCTCCACCGAGTTCGACCCGCAGACGCCCTTCCCGGTGATCGCCACGATGGCCGAGCAGGAGGCGATCGTCGAGGGCGCCGGCGACCTGGGCGGCACCATGCGGCTCGGCGCCTACGACGCCAAATTGGTCGAGGGCTCCGTGGTCGCCGAGACCTACGGCAGCACGCTGATCTCCGAGCGCCACCGGCACCGCTACGAGGTCAACAACACCTACCGCGATCAGCTCGCCGAGGCGGGACTGGTCTTCTCCGGCACTTCTCCGGACGGCACCCTGGTGGAGTTCGTGGAGCTGCCCAAGGAGGTCCACCCGTACTACGTCTCCACGCAGGCACACCCGGAGCTGAAGTCACGTCCTACCAACGCGCACCCGCTGTTCGCAGGACTGATCCGTGCTGGTCTGGACCGTCAGCTCGCTCAGGGCGGACGCGGCTGA
- a CDS encoding site-specific tyrosine recombinase, producing the protein MTPQDGSAGPEQARGRHLQRRLEVPSSPVGAEIEDYLTHLRIERGSAANTLSSYRNDLLRYGAFLLERDISELRAVDESLIADFLQQLPTGADGGSTLSQRSMARVLASVRGAHRYWAGEGRTTHDPAKHVAAPKPRQSLPKALSVAEVQRLLDAPSRDTELGLRDRALLEFLYATGARISEAVSLDVDDIHEIRAEAAGGSGDGDARGPVGTDGLVIVRVTGKGNKQRMVPVGRYAQRAINDYLTAGRPALAARIGRRAPSPALFLNRLGGRLSRQSAWTVLQTHAAAAEIEQEVSPHTLRHSCATHLLEGGAGIRLVQEMLGHASVTTTQIYTKVTAEALQESYATAHPRAR; encoded by the coding sequence ATGACACCACAGGACGGGTCCGCCGGTCCTGAGCAGGCACGAGGACGGCACCTCCAGCGACGTCTGGAGGTGCCGTCCTCGCCTGTGGGGGCGGAGATCGAGGACTACCTCACCCACCTGCGGATCGAACGCGGCTCCGCGGCGAACACGCTGAGCTCCTACCGCAATGACCTGCTGCGCTACGGCGCCTTCCTGCTGGAGAGAGACATCAGCGAGCTGCGCGCGGTCGACGAGTCCTTGATCGCCGACTTCCTCCAGCAGCTGCCCACCGGCGCCGACGGCGGCTCGACCCTGTCCCAGCGGTCCATGGCTCGCGTGCTGGCCTCCGTGCGGGGCGCGCACCGCTACTGGGCCGGCGAGGGCCGCACTACCCATGATCCGGCCAAGCACGTGGCCGCCCCCAAGCCGCGCCAATCTCTGCCGAAGGCACTCAGCGTGGCTGAGGTGCAGCGGCTGCTGGATGCTCCCAGCCGGGACACCGAGCTGGGCCTGCGCGACCGCGCGCTGCTGGAGTTCCTCTACGCCACCGGCGCTCGGATCAGCGAGGCGGTGAGCCTGGATGTGGATGATATCCACGAGATCCGCGCCGAGGCCGCCGGGGGATCGGGGGATGGGGACGCGAGGGGGCCCGTGGGCACCGACGGTCTCGTCATCGTCCGGGTGACCGGCAAGGGCAACAAGCAGCGCATGGTCCCCGTGGGCCGCTATGCCCAGCGGGCCATCAACGACTACCTGACTGCCGGCAGGCCTGCGCTGGCCGCGCGGATCGGCCGCCGGGCGCCGTCGCCGGCTCTGTTCCTGAACCGACTCGGCGGAAGGCTCTCCCGGCAGTCAGCCTGGACGGTGCTGCAGACCCACGCCGCGGCCGCGGAGATCGAGCAGGAGGTCTCGCCGCATACGCTGCGCCATTCCTGCGCCACCCACCTGCTCGAAGGCGGCGCGGGCATCCGGCTGGTGCAGGAGATGCTCGGCCACGCCTCGGTGACCACTACGCAGATCTACACCAAGGTCACCGCGGAGGCGCTCCAGGAGAGCTACGCCACCGCCCACCCTCGCGCCCGCTGA
- a CDS encoding bifunctional 2-methylcitrate synthase/citrate synthase: MTEQTSPDTIYKGLDGVIADYTAISKVNPESNSLLYRGYPVQQLAAQLSFEEVALLLWTGELPSQEQKEEFIALERAHRALDPRVKSAIDLLPLDAHPMDVARTAVSVLGANHPQSGDSSPEVELRKAQELFAAFPAVVAYDQRRRRKQEVVEPREDLDYSQNFLWMTFGEEAPEEVVDAFRVSMVLYAEHSFNASTFTARVVTSTLADLHSGVTAAIGALKGPLHGGANEAVMHTFEEIGIDKAETREEAAARAKAWMEEALAEKRKVMGFGHRVYKSGDSRVPTMKQALDAMVEYYGRGELMGLYDGLETAMAEAKNILPNLDYPAGPTYHLMGFDTEMFTPLFIAARITGWTAHIQEQRADNSLIRPLSAYNGPDERHL; the protein is encoded by the coding sequence ATGACCGAGCAGACCAGCCCCGACACGATCTATAAGGGACTCGACGGTGTGATCGCTGACTACACCGCCATCTCCAAGGTGAACCCGGAGTCCAACTCGCTGCTCTATCGCGGGTACCCGGTCCAGCAGCTGGCCGCCCAGCTCTCCTTCGAGGAGGTGGCGCTGCTGCTCTGGACCGGTGAGCTTCCCTCGCAGGAACAGAAGGAGGAGTTCATCGCGCTCGAGCGCGCCCACCGCGCGCTGGATCCCCGGGTGAAGTCGGCGATCGACCTGCTGCCCCTGGACGCTCACCCGATGGACGTGGCACGCACCGCGGTCTCCGTGCTGGGCGCGAATCACCCGCAGTCAGGGGACTCCTCCCCCGAGGTCGAGCTGCGCAAGGCCCAGGAGCTCTTCGCCGCGTTCCCCGCCGTCGTCGCCTATGACCAGCGCCGACGACGGAAGCAGGAGGTCGTGGAGCCGCGCGAGGACCTGGACTATTCGCAGAACTTCCTCTGGATGACCTTCGGCGAGGAGGCCCCGGAGGAGGTCGTCGATGCCTTCCGCGTCTCGATGGTGCTCTACGCCGAGCACTCCTTCAACGCCTCCACCTTCACCGCGCGCGTGGTGACCTCCACCCTGGCGGACCTGCACTCGGGGGTGACGGCCGCAATCGGTGCGCTGAAGGGACCGCTGCATGGCGGCGCGAACGAGGCCGTGATGCACACCTTCGAGGAGATCGGGATCGACAAGGCCGAGACCCGCGAGGAGGCCGCCGCCCGCGCCAAGGCGTGGATGGAGGAGGCGCTGGCCGAGAAGCGCAAGGTCATGGGCTTCGGGCATCGGGTGTACAAGTCCGGAGACTCCCGGGTCCCCACCATGAAGCAGGCGCTGGACGCGATGGTGGAGTACTACGGCCGCGGCGAGCTGATGGGCCTCTACGATGGGCTGGAGACGGCGATGGCCGAGGCGAAGAACATCCTGCCGAACCTCGATTATCCGGCCGGGCCGACGTATCACCTGATGGGCTTCGACACGGAGATGTTCACCCCGCTGTTCATCGCCGCGCGGATCACCGGCTGGACCGCGCACATCCAGGAGCAGCGCGCCGACAACTCGCTGATCCGTCCGCTGAGCGCCTACAACGGTCCGGACGAGCGCCACCTCTGA
- the prpB gene encoding methylisocitrate lyase: protein MLYSSTTPAQKRLDLRAMLTPGAARQFPGTFTPLSAPLIEQKGFDGIYISGAVLANELGLPDIGLTTLTEVAQRAGQIARATNLPALVDADTGFGEPMNVARSVQELEDAGLAGCHIEDQFNPKRCGHLDGKNLVDLQTATQRVAAAARGRRDENFLIMARTDLRAVEGLDAAIERAKALVDAGADAIFPEAMKDLSEFAAVCDAVDVPVLANMTEFGKSPLFTRDQLADAGVAMVIYPVTSLRSAMGAIERTLDTLAAEGSQHSAVDQMMTRARLYELVDYEGYNAFDTGIFNFDVPDVHESPS from the coding sequence ATGCTCTACTCCTCCACCACGCCCGCCCAGAAGCGCCTGGACCTACGCGCCATGCTCACCCCGGGGGCGGCACGCCAGTTCCCCGGGACCTTCACGCCCCTCTCCGCCCCGCTGATCGAGCAGAAGGGCTTCGACGGGATCTACATCTCCGGAGCCGTGCTGGCGAACGAGCTCGGTCTGCCCGATATCGGACTGACCACGCTGACCGAGGTCGCCCAACGCGCCGGGCAGATCGCCCGAGCCACGAACCTCCCCGCGCTGGTCGATGCCGACACCGGCTTCGGCGAGCCGATGAACGTGGCCCGTTCGGTCCAGGAGCTCGAGGACGCGGGGCTTGCCGGCTGTCATATCGAGGACCAGTTCAATCCCAAGCGCTGCGGGCATCTGGACGGGAAGAACCTGGTCGATCTGCAGACGGCCACTCAGCGGGTCGCCGCGGCGGCCCGCGGACGCCGGGATGAGAACTTCCTGATCATGGCACGGACCGACCTGCGCGCAGTCGAGGGTCTCGACGCTGCGATCGAGCGCGCCAAGGCACTGGTCGACGCCGGTGCCGATGCGATCTTCCCGGAGGCGATGAAGGACCTCAGCGAATTCGCCGCCGTCTGCGATGCGGTGGACGTGCCGGTTTTGGCGAACATGACCGAGTTCGGGAAGTCCCCGCTGTTCACCCGGGACCAGCTGGCCGACGCCGGGGTGGCCATGGTCATCTATCCGGTCACCTCACTGCGCTCCGCGATGGGCGCGATCGAACGCACCCTGGACACGCTGGCCGCCGAAGGTTCCCAGCACAGCGCGGTGGATCAGATGATGACCCGGGCACGGCTCTACGAACTCGTGGATTATGAGGGGTACAACGCCTTCGACACCGGCATCTTCAACTTTGACGTCCCCGACGTGCACGAGAGCCCATCCTGA
- a CDS encoding MmgE/PrpD family protein: MLTHHVRVYRSEENLPREDQLAYKIARVATDSVAVDPDVTEMVINRIIDNAAVAVASLNRAPIIAARSQALDHSISAHGSGASIFGIPTKSSPEWAAWANGVAVRELDYHDTFLAAEYSHPGDNIPAILAVAQHTGRSGVELIRGIATGYEIQVDLVKAISLHKHKIDHVAHLGPSAAAGIGTMLNLDAETIFQAVGQALHTTTATRQSRKGEISTWKAHAPAFAAKMAVEAVDRAMRGQTSPVPIYEGEDGVIAWLLDGPEASYEVPLPAPGEAKRAILDTYTKEHSAEYQAQAWIDLARRLHHAHPELADPSRVKSVVIYTSHHTHYVIGSGANDPQKYAPTASRETLDHSIPYIFTVALQDGAWHHVDSYAPERAQRPDTVELWHKVTTREDPEWTRRYHSTDIAEKAFGGSVEITMHDGQLISDEIAVADAHPLGARPFAREQYITKFRTLAGGVISEEEAERFLTAVQRLESLPAGELDQLNIRAAAGVIDPAAAPKGLF, from the coding sequence ATGCTCACCCATCACGTCCGGGTCTACCGCAGCGAAGAGAACCTTCCGCGCGAGGACCAGCTGGCCTACAAGATCGCCCGCGTGGCCACCGACTCCGTCGCCGTGGATCCCGACGTCACGGAGATGGTCATCAACCGGATCATCGACAACGCAGCCGTCGCCGTGGCCTCGTTGAACCGTGCGCCGATCATCGCGGCCCGGTCCCAGGCCCTGGATCATTCGATCTCGGCGCACGGTTCCGGAGCCTCCATCTTCGGGATCCCCACCAAGTCCAGCCCCGAATGGGCGGCCTGGGCCAACGGCGTCGCGGTTCGGGAGCTGGACTATCACGACACCTTCCTCGCCGCAGAGTACTCCCACCCCGGGGACAACATTCCGGCCATCCTCGCCGTGGCGCAGCACACCGGACGCTCCGGCGTCGAGCTCATCCGCGGCATCGCCACCGGCTACGAGATCCAGGTGGACCTGGTGAAGGCCATCTCGCTGCACAAGCACAAGATCGACCACGTGGCACACCTGGGACCTTCCGCCGCGGCAGGCATCGGCACCATGCTGAACCTGGACGCGGAGACGATCTTCCAGGCTGTCGGACAGGCCCTGCACACCACGACCGCCACTCGGCAGTCCCGCAAGGGCGAGATCTCCACCTGGAAGGCCCATGCTCCGGCCTTCGCCGCGAAGATGGCCGTGGAGGCCGTGGACCGCGCCATGCGCGGACAGACCTCACCGGTGCCCATCTACGAGGGTGAGGACGGGGTCATCGCCTGGCTGCTCGACGGGCCGGAGGCCTCCTACGAGGTCCCCCTGCCGGCTCCAGGCGAAGCCAAGCGCGCCATCCTGGACACCTACACCAAGGAGCATTCCGCGGAGTACCAGGCCCAGGCGTGGATCGACCTGGCGCGCCGGCTCCACCACGCCCACCCCGAGCTCGCTGACCCCAGCCGGGTGAAGTCTGTGGTGATCTACACCAGCCACCACACCCACTACGTGATCGGCTCCGGCGCGAACGACCCGCAGAAGTATGCGCCGACCGCGTCCCGCGAGACGCTGGACCACTCGATCCCCTACATCTTCACCGTCGCGCTGCAGGATGGCGCCTGGCATCATGTGGATTCCTACGCCCCGGAACGTGCTCAGCGTCCGGACACCGTGGAACTGTGGCATAAGGTCACCACCAGGGAGGATCCGGAGTGGACACGTCGCTACCACTCCACCGATATCGCCGAGAAGGCCTTCGGCGGGTCAGTGGAGATCACCATGCACGACGGCCAGCTGATCAGCGATGAGATCGCCGTCGCCGATGCCCATCCGCTGGGAGCCCGCCCGTTCGCCCGTGAGCAGTACATCACCAAGTTCCGCACGCTCGCCGGAGGCGTGATCTCCGAGGAGGAGGCCGAGCGCTTCCTGACCGCCGTGCAGCGACTGGAGTCCCTGCCCGCAGGGGAACTCGACCAGCTCAACATCCGCGCAGCCGCCGGCGTCATCGATCCGGCCGCCGCACCGAAGGGACTGTTCTAG
- a CDS encoding GntR family transcriptional regulator gives MRASDRAYARLRQEILDGDLEPGSLLGEVDQAERLSISRTPLREALSRLIADGLAVQASGRGTVVSSIETKDVDLLFELRLPLEVQSARLAAERGDPQVFTALAERFTAAESTLGPPRSIADVADDSAYYDLAAELDEALSAAAANPYLNHALRSMRAHLVRARRLAQHEPARLTASAREHREVCLAVASGDPETAGAAMLIHLRRSHAYISAQHAAHEPQMST, from the coding sequence ATGCGAGCCAGTGACCGTGCTTATGCGAGGCTCCGTCAGGAGATCCTCGACGGCGACCTCGAACCCGGCAGCCTGCTCGGTGAAGTTGACCAGGCGGAGCGGCTCTCCATCTCGCGCACCCCCTTGCGTGAGGCGCTGTCCCGACTGATCGCCGATGGCCTCGCCGTGCAGGCCAGCGGGCGCGGCACCGTGGTCAGCTCCATCGAGACCAAAGATGTGGACCTGCTCTTCGAACTGCGCCTGCCTCTGGAGGTCCAATCAGCCCGGCTGGCTGCTGAACGGGGGGACCCGCAGGTGTTCACCGCGCTGGCCGAACGCTTCACGGCCGCCGAGTCCACGCTGGGCCCCCCGAGGAGCATCGCCGATGTCGCGGACGACTCCGCCTATTACGATCTGGCCGCCGAGCTCGACGAGGCGCTCTCCGCCGCGGCCGCGAACCCCTACCTCAATCACGCGCTGCGCAGCATGCGCGCGCATCTGGTGCGCGCCCGCCGACTCGCCCAGCATGAACCGGCCCGGCTGACAGCCTCCGCACGGGAACATCGTGAGGTCTGCCTGGCCGTCGCCTCCGGAGACCCGGAGACCGCCGGCGCCGCGATGCTCATCCATCTGCGCCGCAGTCATGCCTACATCAGTGCCCAGCACGCCGCACATGAGCCCCAGATGTCGACCTGA